From one Gallionella capsiferriformans ES-2 genomic stretch:
- the gldC gene encoding gliding motility protein GldC — protein sequence MKTSEIKFTVTLDDKNMPQKIDWSASDGGVTSSSRAIMLSVWDAEEKNTLRIDLWTKEMMVDEMKQFYHQTLLSMADTLERSTGEKEAAKAMKNFAQEFGERLNLVKKNPLFPAD from the coding sequence ATGAAAACATCGGAAATCAAATTTACCGTCACGCTGGATGACAAAAACATGCCGCAAAAAATCGACTGGAGTGCATCCGACGGCGGTGTCACCAGTTCCAGCCGCGCCATCATGCTCTCGGTCTGGGATGCTGAAGAGAAAAACACCCTGCGCATTGATCTTTGGACTAAAGAGATGATGGTCGATGAAATGAAACAGTTTTACCACCAGACCCTGCTGTCCATGGCCGATACGCTGGAACGTTCAACAGGGGAAAAGGAAGCGGCTAAGGCGATGAAAAATTTTGCACAGGAATTTGGCGAGCGCCTGAATCTGGTGAAAAAAAATCCACTTTTCCCGGCGGACTAA
- a CDS encoding diguanylate cyclase domain-containing protein, with protein sequence MTAQIIDQNVARSLTLRYVVALILVASLSTAAWLSLHLVISEQKSTAAIVNVSGRQRMLSQRTALFANLLANSPTTERPLIREKLKDAINLMERSHEGLTHGDASMGLPETLSPAVRAMYYGAPDALDHQVISYIAAIKAWLILEDHELTLDKPLLKEITETASTTLVSELDKMVRQYQLEGEASVSQLQKAETIFWLSTLLLLILEAILIFHPFVRHVRIIFGKLQSVTDELRLHHDQLEDTVRERTAELEHRSRALAESEEKFRLIGTNAKDGIIIIGEKGIIVYWNPAAEMLFGYSANEAIGQNLHDLITPERYRETAHKGFERFQQFGVGSLIAQTFDISALHKNGEEFPIALSISAFMYKNHWHALGTIRDITERKQMEEQVRQLAFYDALTNLPNRRLFNDRLKQSMAASRRNNTYGAVLFLDLDNFKPLNDTYGHNAGDLLLIEAAERLKQCAREMDTVARFGGDEFVMILNDLGAHITPSAALASLVAEKIRISLSAPYLLEVKQEEQPDRVVVHHCTASIGIALFINHDDKPNEVMKRADEAMYHAKLAGRNQIRLYEPKV encoded by the coding sequence ATGACAGCCCAGATAATTGATCAGAACGTTGCCCGATCTCTGACGTTGAGATATGTGGTTGCACTGATTTTGGTTGCCTCACTGTCCACCGCAGCCTGGCTCAGTTTGCATCTGGTCATCTCGGAACAGAAGAGTACCGCAGCAATCGTCAACGTCAGCGGACGCCAGCGCATGCTCAGCCAGCGAACCGCCTTATTTGCCAATCTACTGGCAAATTCGCCAACGACTGAACGTCCTTTGATTCGCGAAAAACTAAAAGACGCCATCAACCTGATGGAGCGTTCTCACGAAGGCCTCACACACGGTGATGCCTCAATGGGCTTGCCCGAGACACTCTCGCCGGCTGTCCGCGCCATGTATTACGGCGCACCGGATGCACTGGATCATCAGGTGATCAGCTATATCGCTGCCATAAAAGCATGGCTGATACTCGAGGATCATGAGTTAACCCTCGATAAACCACTGCTCAAAGAGATCACCGAAACCGCATCAACGACGCTGGTATCGGAACTCGACAAGATGGTGCGCCAGTATCAATTAGAAGGCGAGGCCTCTGTCAGCCAGTTGCAAAAGGCCGAAACAATTTTCTGGCTGAGTACGCTACTGCTATTGATACTCGAGGCGATACTGATTTTCCACCCTTTTGTCAGGCATGTCAGAATCATCTTCGGCAAATTGCAGAGCGTCACGGATGAGTTGCGCTTACACCATGATCAACTGGAGGATACTGTCAGAGAGCGCACCGCAGAACTTGAGCACCGCAGCCGTGCACTGGCCGAGAGTGAGGAAAAATTCCGTCTGATCGGCACCAACGCAAAAGACGGCATCATCATTATCGGCGAAAAAGGCATCATTGTTTACTGGAATCCAGCGGCTGAAATGCTATTTGGTTATTCGGCAAACGAGGCTATCGGTCAAAATCTGCACGACCTGATTACACCAGAACGCTATAGAGAAACCGCACACAAGGGCTTCGAGCGTTTTCAGCAATTTGGTGTCGGCAGTTTAATCGCTCAGACCTTCGACATTTCCGCGCTGCACAAAAATGGCGAAGAATTTCCAATCGCGCTGTCTATCTCTGCTTTCATGTATAAAAACCACTGGCATGCACTGGGCACCATCCGCGACATTACCGAACGCAAACAGATGGAAGAACAGGTGCGCCAGCTGGCATTTTATGATGCACTCACCAACCTGCCTAACCGCCGTCTATTCAATGACCGCCTGAAGCAGAGCATGGCCGCCAGTCGCCGCAACAACACCTATGGCGCCGTCCTGTTTCTGGATTTGGACAATTTCAAACCGCTCAATGACACATACGGGCACAACGCTGGAGACTTGCTGCTCATTGAAGCCGCCGAACGTCTGAAACAATGTGCGCGAGAAATGGACACCGTCGCACGTTTTGGCGGTGATGAATTTGTCATGATACTCAACGATCTGGGGGCACATATAACCCCCTCTGCTGCACTGGCTTCGTTAGTCGCTGAAAAAATCCGCATCAGCCTGTCCGCGCCCTACCTGCTAGAAGTAAAACAGGAAGAGCAACCCGACAGGGTCGTCGTGCATCATTGCACAGCAAGCATCGGCATCGCGCTGTTTATCAACCACGACGACAAACCGAACGAGGTAATGAAACGGGCTGATGAGGCCATGTATCATGCTAAATTGGCAGGACGCAACCAGATCCGCTTATATGAGCCAAAGGTTTAG
- a CDS encoding response regulator → MSRENVSAVSAYEFAVPIAPMLYQDLISALALAAGRLTHADLAHAPDRRNSPRITVPALDDAVCAGQLILLAEDNETNREVILEQLRLLGYAAEVATDGVEALNMWRSGRYGMLLTDCHMPNMDGFELTRAIRDAEVDGAHLPIIAVTANAMQGEAQHCRSCGMDDYLSKPLRLDELGRMLSKWLKRSGEVNLALAAPVSIMSQQVIWDPLMLTRMVGAQPEMHRRYLEKFLLSAEKQLAHIRSAVAAGNTTIVADVAHQLKSSSRTVGAQYLGELCQEIEVAGRAADQKACDVLVDRINQSFLDAAQEIRGSFTKTG, encoded by the coding sequence GTGTCGCGTGAAAATGTGAGTGCGGTGTCAGCCTATGAATTTGCCGTTCCAATTGCACCGATGTTGTATCAGGATTTGATTAGTGCGCTGGCCCTCGCGGCAGGACGTCTAACGCATGCAGACTTGGCTCATGCGCCGGATCGCCGGAATTCGCCCAGAATTACGGTGCCTGCACTCGACGATGCGGTCTGCGCAGGCCAGCTTATCTTGCTCGCAGAAGATAACGAAACTAATCGGGAAGTAATATTGGAGCAATTGCGCTTGTTAGGGTACGCGGCGGAAGTTGCAACAGACGGGGTTGAGGCGCTGAATATGTGGCGCAGCGGCCGCTACGGCATGCTGCTGACTGATTGTCATATGCCAAATATGGACGGGTTCGAGTTGACCCGTGCCATCCGGGATGCCGAGGTTGATGGCGCTCATCTGCCGATTATCGCTGTGACAGCCAATGCCATGCAGGGCGAAGCACAACACTGCCGATCGTGTGGTATGGACGATTATTTGTCCAAACCGTTGAGACTTGATGAGTTGGGACGCATGCTGTCTAAATGGTTGAAACGCTCCGGTGAAGTTAACCTTGCTTTGGCAGCGCCTGTGAGCATCATGTCGCAGCAGGTCATCTGGGATCCTTTGATGTTGACGCGCATGGTAGGTGCGCAGCCTGAGATGCACCGCCGTTATTTGGAAAAGTTTTTGTTAAGTGCTGAAAAGCAGTTGGCTCACATCAGGAGCGCGGTGGCGGCAGGGAATACGACGATCGTGGCTGACGTGGCGCACCAACTCAAATCAAGTTCGCGCACAGTGGGTGCCCAGTATTTGGGAGAATTGTGTCAGGAAATCGAAGTGGCCGGGCGTGCCGCTGATCAGAAGGCCTGCGATGTACTGGTCGATCGTATCAACCAGAGCTTCCTTGATGCGGCTCAAGAAATCAGGGGGAGTTTTACGAAAACAGGGTAA
- a CDS encoding ATP-binding protein, whose protein sequence is MKKYGIRAYVALLMLLPMLVMVIGLEAYFLHERYTGLDQELLTRGQLIARQLAASSEYGVFANNRIFLTGIAENTLQQPDAKAVLVLNATNAILARSGPLQRVDTAADQQRTRVNRDRPVFDDGKSLLLYQPILSTQVLFDEMESKPVVQQVGAVIIEMSWEATNKLKSDLLRISLWVTGVFLLLAVFLVHLASRRIIEPVTQLSTAIQAIGAGYLNTRVVASDRISELNTLAIGVNNMTVDLQQHYEHLEDLVRQRTVDLQQSDILTRHTLGELQRQKYVIDKHAIVTICSVDGLITYCNDKFVEVSGYSHDELIGQDHKIMNSGHHPKGFFKEMYDTIYRGEVWHAEVCNLAREGHAIWFDTTIAAFMGDDGKPREYMAVRTDITEQKRIEEAAHAASRAKSEFLANMSHEIRTPMNGVLGMVDILQETKLNSMQHRLLGTIQHSSQALLNILNDILDYSKIEAGRLDIECIATCPRVVAEEIVQLMISQAKSVALCVFVSPELPLWIASDPSRLRQILLNLLGNAIKFTSGVQGRAGQVSLNVRPCELDDGHAGIRFDIADNGIGIAPEVIDTLFQPFAQADASTARKFGGSGLGLSISRRLAGLMGGEIKLSSRIGAGSIFTLELPLIVAPDGAKEELNLTGINVLAVLRDAWSVEHVPAYCRTAGATVTVCADLNDGALDAESILLLGAGVELPEWSKKLSVV, encoded by the coding sequence ATGAAAAAATACGGTATTCGAGCCTATGTTGCCTTGCTGATGTTGTTGCCCATGCTGGTGATGGTAATCGGTCTGGAAGCCTATTTTCTTCATGAGCGCTACACGGGGCTCGATCAGGAGCTGCTCACGCGAGGTCAATTGATTGCGCGCCAGCTTGCCGCCAGTAGTGAGTACGGTGTGTTCGCCAATAACAGAATTTTTTTGACCGGCATTGCCGAAAATACCTTGCAGCAGCCCGATGCCAAAGCTGTGCTGGTGTTGAATGCCACGAATGCAATTCTGGCACGCTCAGGTCCGCTGCAGCGAGTTGATACGGCTGCCGATCAGCAACGAACGCGTGTTAATCGCGATCGCCCGGTCTTTGATGACGGAAAGAGTTTGCTGCTGTATCAGCCCATCCTCTCGACTCAAGTGCTGTTTGATGAGATGGAATCGAAACCGGTGGTGCAACAGGTCGGTGCGGTCATCATTGAAATGAGCTGGGAGGCAACGAACAAGCTTAAATCGGATTTGCTGCGGATATCGTTGTGGGTGACTGGGGTGTTTTTACTGCTGGCTGTTTTTTTGGTGCACCTTGCCAGCCGCCGCATCATTGAACCCGTTACCCAGTTGAGTACGGCCATTCAGGCGATTGGTGCAGGATATCTGAACACGCGGGTTGTGGCGTCAGACCGGATCAGTGAGTTAAATACGCTGGCTATCGGCGTGAATAATATGACGGTGGATTTGCAGCAGCATTATGAACATCTCGAAGATCTGGTCCGGCAGCGCACAGTTGATTTGCAGCAGAGCGACATATTGACCCGTCATACATTAGGCGAATTGCAGCGTCAGAAATATGTCATCGACAAGCACGCGATTGTGACCATTTGCAGTGTGGATGGACTCATCACTTATTGTAACGACAAATTTGTCGAGGTCAGCGGCTATTCGCACGATGAACTGATCGGGCAGGACCATAAAATCATGAATTCCGGTCATCATCCCAAAGGTTTTTTTAAGGAGATGTACGACACTATCTACCGCGGCGAAGTGTGGCATGCCGAAGTGTGTAACCTGGCGCGGGAGGGGCATGCGATCTGGTTTGATACCACGATCGCCGCCTTTATGGGGGATGACGGCAAACCTCGCGAGTATATGGCGGTGCGTACCGATATTACCGAGCAAAAACGCATCGAGGAAGCCGCGCATGCTGCCAGTCGGGCTAAATCGGAATTTTTGGCCAACATGAGTCACGAAATTCGCACGCCGATGAATGGTGTGCTGGGTATGGTAGATATATTGCAGGAGACCAAACTTAATTCCATGCAGCACCGGTTGCTCGGCACGATACAGCATTCTTCGCAGGCACTGCTCAATATCCTCAACGATATACTCGATTATTCCAAGATCGAGGCCGGGCGCCTTGACATCGAATGCATCGCTACCTGCCCGCGCGTTGTCGCAGAGGAAATTGTGCAATTGATGATTTCGCAAGCCAAGTCGGTGGCGCTTTGCGTATTCGTCTCTCCTGAATTGCCGCTTTGGATCGCATCGGATCCGTCCCGCTTGCGTCAGATTTTGCTCAATTTACTGGGTAATGCCATTAAATTTACCAGCGGTGTGCAAGGTCGTGCCGGGCAGGTCAGCTTGAATGTGCGGCCCTGTGAACTGGATGACGGGCATGCGGGTATTCGTTTCGATATTGCCGATAACGGCATCGGTATTGCACCGGAGGTGATCGATACCTTGTTTCAGCCTTTCGCTCAGGCGGATGCGAGCACGGCGCGAAAATTTGGCGGCAGTGGTTTAGGGTTGAGCATCAGCAGGAGACTTGCAGGGCTGATGGGGGGAGAAATCAAGCTCTCAAGTCGGATCGGCGCGGGGTCTATTTTTACACTTGAGTTGCCGTTAATTGTTGCGCCAGACGGCGCAAAGGAAGAGCTGAATTTGACGGGTATCAACGTGCTGGCAGTATTGCGTGATGCCTGGTCGGTGGAGCATGTGCCGGCCTACTGTCGTACTGCGGGTGCGACAGTGACGGTATGCGCCGATCTTAACGACGGGGCGCTTGATGCAGAGAGTATCTTGCTGTTGGGGGCAGGCGTTGAATTACCTGAATGGTCAAAAAAATTGAGCGTGGTGTGA
- a CDS encoding ABC transporter substrate-binding protein, with translation MSLNTKFASCALLLACWFSPHVRAEAPFRVLVVQSDNNLPYQSFTKALNFPAHFQIEVLPRAEDFAAQPADLVVTVGLRAAELVAKKAVQPVLAAMIPSTLPAKQLRSRMISAIYLDQPRARQVAFLRAVLPEHTRVGVLYSAENRFDFAGFRTELSRQGGVLVMHNLRSDTTLFDDLEAVLGESDVLFAVPDSVVYNGNTIRNILLSSYRRSIPLVGFSQSYVKAGALCALFSTPEQLAAQASAMIGSFFALGKLPESQYPLFYTIALNQEVARTLGIKLNTAEMIRLQVEKMSGPAR, from the coding sequence ATGTCCCTGAACACTAAATTTGCCAGCTGCGCGTTGCTGCTGGCTTGCTGGTTTTCGCCTCATGTTCGTGCTGAAGCACCCTTTCGCGTGCTGGTTGTGCAAAGCGATAACAACCTGCCGTACCAGTCTTTTACCAAGGCACTTAATTTTCCCGCGCATTTTCAGATAGAAGTTTTACCGCGTGCCGAGGATTTCGCAGCGCAGCCTGCCGATCTTGTCGTAACTGTCGGTTTACGTGCCGCAGAGCTTGTGGCCAAAAAAGCAGTTCAGCCGGTATTGGCTGCCATGATTCCCAGTACATTGCCGGCTAAACAGCTGCGCAGCCGAATGATTTCCGCCATCTATCTGGATCAACCGCGTGCCCGGCAGGTAGCCTTTTTGCGTGCAGTGCTGCCAGAACACACTCGGGTGGGTGTGTTGTATTCTGCTGAAAACCGATTTGATTTTGCAGGATTTCGTACCGAATTGTCGCGTCAGGGCGGGGTGCTGGTGATGCATAATTTACGCAGCGATACCACGCTTTTCGATGATTTAGAAGCCGTTCTGGGCGAGAGCGATGTGTTGTTTGCTGTGCCGGACAGCGTGGTTTATAACGGCAACACGATACGCAATATCTTGCTGAGTAGTTATCGTCGCAGCATCCCTCTGGTTGGATTTTCTCAGTCTTATGTCAAGGCGGGGGCCCTGTGCGCCCTGTTTTCCACGCCTGAGCAGTTAGCCGCGCAAGCATCAGCCATGATCGGCTCATTTTTTGCGCTGGGTAAACTGCCCGAGTCTCAGTATCCGCTGTTCTACACGATTGCACTGAATCAGGAGGTGGCCAGAACCCTGGGAATCAAGCTGAATACGGCTGAAATGATTCGCTTGCAAGTTGAAAAAATGTCCGGGCCTGCACGATGA
- the rlmD gene encoding 23S rRNA (uracil(1939)-C(5))-methyltransferase RlmD: MTTDNRVTIESLDQEGRGIAHAEGKVIFIEGALTGEVVSYASYRKKPSFELAQMTTLHRAASIRVEPKCKHYGMCGGCSMQHLDSRVQVAVKQRILEDSLARIGKVKPESILPAIYGQAWGYRERARISAKYVIKKEKMLVGFHEKRSSFVADMQSCEILEPKVASLIEPLATLLAGLSIRDKLPQIEVAVGEHVYVLVLRIMAPLSCEDEAALRAFADQHVVQFWLQTKGPETVVPFYPLDAPELTYSLPEFGVVMPFAPGEFTQVNSQLNRVMISRAMRLLNPQKGERIVDFFCGLGNFTLPIARSGAQVTGIEGSDALVKRAAQNAASNHLSVNTAFSARNLFEMDEAALAALGRFDKWLIDPPRDGAMELVKSITPEIAPDLIVYVSCNPATLARDAAELVLRGYVLKSAGVMNMFPQTSHVESIAVFVRS, encoded by the coding sequence ATGACGACTGACAACAGAGTAACCATTGAATCGCTGGACCAGGAAGGTCGCGGCATCGCCCATGCGGAGGGTAAGGTAATTTTCATCGAGGGCGCGTTAACCGGGGAAGTCGTGAGTTATGCGTCTTACCGCAAAAAACCCTCGTTTGAACTGGCGCAGATGACGACGTTGCATCGCGCAGCCTCTATTCGGGTCGAGCCTAAATGCAAGCATTACGGCATGTGCGGCGGATGCTCGATGCAGCATCTGGACTCGCGCGTACAGGTTGCGGTGAAACAGCGTATTTTGGAAGACAGTCTGGCGCGGATCGGAAAAGTTAAGCCTGAATCCATCTTGCCTGCGATTTATGGGCAGGCGTGGGGATATCGTGAACGTGCGCGTATCTCGGCCAAATATGTGATCAAAAAAGAGAAAATGCTGGTGGGTTTTCATGAGAAACGCAGCAGTTTTGTCGCCGACATGCAAAGTTGCGAGATTCTGGAGCCGAAAGTCGCCTCCTTGATTGAGCCTCTGGCCACTCTGCTCGCGGGTCTGTCGATACGCGATAAACTGCCGCAAATCGAGGTCGCGGTAGGCGAGCACGTGTATGTGCTGGTGCTGCGCATCATGGCGCCGCTCTCCTGTGAGGACGAAGCCGCCTTGCGCGCATTTGCCGATCAGCATGTCGTGCAGTTCTGGCTGCAAACCAAGGGGCCTGAAACGGTCGTGCCCTTTTATCCGCTGGATGCCCCTGAACTGACTTATAGTCTGCCTGAGTTCGGCGTTGTGATGCCATTTGCGCCGGGCGAGTTTACCCAAGTTAACAGTCAGCTCAATCGCGTGATGATCAGCCGGGCGATGCGTCTGCTCAATCCTCAAAAAGGAGAGCGCATCGTCGATTTCTTCTGCGGGCTCGGGAATTTTACCCTGCCGATTGCACGCAGCGGTGCGCAAGTGACGGGCATCGAAGGCAGCGATGCGCTGGTTAAACGCGCCGCGCAGAATGCGGCCTCTAATCATTTATCAGTGAACACGGCGTTTAGTGCACGCAATTTGTTTGAAATGGATGAAGCGGCGCTGGCCGCCCTTGGCCGCTTCGATAAATGGTTGATTGATCCGCCGCGCGATGGCGCAATGGAACTGGTCAAATCGATTACGCCCGAAATCGCGCCTGATCTGATCGTCTATGTCAGCTGTAATCCGGCGACCCTTGCGCGGGATGCGGCTGAACTGGTACTGCGCGGTTATGTGTTGAAATCAGCGGGTGTGATGAATATGTTCCCGCAAACGTCTCATGTCGAATCGATCGCCGTATTTGTCAGATCATAG
- a CDS encoding VanZ family protein, translating into MLIYTRLWASVGWVLVLLVVYLSLMPNPPAPMAFDHVDKLEHALAYALLSFWFCHLYGRLRVIIALVGLGIALEYVQGWTGYRSFDVLDMLADGVGVLSGALLVLTPLGQLLCCIERRLAR; encoded by the coding sequence ATGCTCATCTACACGCGTTTATGGGCAAGTGTTGGTTGGGTCTTAGTTTTGCTGGTTGTGTACTTGTCGCTGATGCCCAATCCCCCCGCGCCGATGGCGTTTGATCATGTCGATAAACTGGAGCACGCGTTGGCTTATGCCTTGCTGTCGTTCTGGTTTTGCCATCTGTATGGACGCCTGCGGGTCATCATCGCCCTTGTCGGATTGGGCATCGCGTTGGAATATGTGCAGGGCTGGACGGGGTATCGCAGCTTCGATGTACTGGATATGCTGGCTGATGGCGTTGGCGTATTATCGGGTGCCCTGCTTGTGCTGACACCGTTGGGGCAACTGCTTTGCTGTATTGAGCGCCGTCTGGCGCGATAA
- a CDS encoding 3'-5' exonuclease — MNPTLVFDIETVPDVKGLRILQGLDASVSDWEVAEMAFQQRRQSTGSDFVQHHLQRVVAISCVLREGNHFNVWSLGELGDDEGSLIQRFFDIIDKYTPQLVSWNGGGFDLPVLHYRGLIHGVQCARYWDMGEDDREFKWNNYLSRYHTRHLDLMDLLALYTGRANAPLDDLAKLMGFPGKLGMDGSRVWASYQQGDLSEIRNYCETDVANTYLVYARFQMMRGVLTPDAYKKECALVRAALEKYPLPHWQAFLAAWPDA, encoded by the coding sequence ATGAATCCAACGCTGGTGTTTGATATTGAAACCGTACCCGACGTGAAGGGGCTGCGCATCTTGCAGGGCTTAGACGCGAGCGTGAGTGACTGGGAAGTCGCCGAAATGGCGTTCCAGCAGCGTCGTCAGTCAACGGGCAGCGATTTTGTTCAGCATCATTTACAGCGCGTAGTCGCCATTTCCTGTGTATTGCGCGAGGGTAATCATTTCAACGTCTGGTCACTGGGTGAATTGGGGGATGATGAAGGCAGTTTGATTCAGCGCTTCTTCGACATCATCGATAAATACACGCCGCAACTCGTGTCGTGGAATGGCGGCGGCTTCGATCTGCCGGTGCTGCATTATCGCGGACTGATCCACGGCGTGCAGTGCGCGCGCTACTGGGATATGGGTGAGGACGACCGCGAATTCAAATGGAATAACTACCTCAGCCGGTATCACACGCGCCACCTTGATTTGATGGATTTACTGGCACTCTACACCGGGCGCGCCAATGCGCCGCTGGATGATCTGGCAAAATTGATGGGCTTTCCCGGTAAACTGGGTATGGATGGTTCTCGGGTGTGGGCGTCGTACCAGCAGGGTGACTTGTCCGAAATTCGCAACTACTGCGAAACCGATGTGGCGAATACCTATCTGGTTTATGCCCGCTTTCAGATGATGCGCGGCGTGTTAACGCCTGACGCGTATAAAAAAGAATGTGCCCTTGTCAGGGCTGCACTTGAAAAATACCCGTTGCCGCACTGGCAGGCATTTCTCGCGGCCTGGCCTGACGCCTGA
- a CDS encoding YdbL family protein, translated as MSLIKYLFALVFILATFQAEAGAALDVNTPGVQAIKLRMQARHGQLAAYYNSGAVGLNMDGTISLRDEASVPLAARRQLSALVEAENGDRERLYSEIANANGHPEWHNEIRRVFAPRWLNFAQRGWWMMSDRGWIQK; from the coding sequence ATGAGTCTGATTAAATACCTGTTTGCACTGGTTTTTATTTTGGCGACCTTTCAGGCAGAGGCAGGCGCGGCGCTGGATGTGAATACGCCGGGTGTTCAGGCGATCAAACTGCGCATGCAGGCGCGCCACGGCCAACTGGCTGCGTACTACAACAGCGGTGCGGTGGGGCTCAACATGGATGGCACGATCAGCCTGCGCGATGAAGCCTCCGTGCCGCTGGCCGCGCGCCGGCAGTTGAGTGCGCTGGTCGAGGCTGAAAATGGTGATCGCGAACGTTTATATTCTGAAATCGCCAATGCGAACGGACATCCCGAGTGGCATAACGAGATACGTCGCGTGTTTGCACCGCGCTGGTTGAACTTCGCGCAGCGCGGCTGGTGGATGATGAGCGATCGCGGCTGGATACAAAAATAA
- a CDS encoding dienelactone hydrolase family protein, producing the protein MKKIVTILALCLSALTAQAAVQGREVSYQENGVTLKGYVAYDDAVKGRRPAVLVVHEWWGHNDYVRHRADMLAKMGYTALAVDMYGDGKLANHPDDAGKFATALNSNMPLAKARFDAGIKLLGTQKTVDAAQMAAIGYCFGGGVVLNMARLGEHLKGVASFHGGLNTEIAVAPGTIRARILSFTGEDDVMITADKVAAFKAEMDAAKANYRVVTYPGVKHSFTNPDADELGKKFNLPLAYNAEADKDSWQQTTVFLREIFGR; encoded by the coding sequence ATGAAGAAAATCGTAACGATACTGGCCTTGTGTTTGTCTGCGCTGACCGCGCAGGCAGCGGTGCAGGGGCGTGAGGTCAGTTATCAGGAAAATGGCGTGACGCTCAAAGGCTATGTTGCCTATGACGATGCCGTTAAGGGTCGTCGCCCTGCGGTACTGGTGGTGCATGAATGGTGGGGGCACAACGACTATGTGCGTCATCGCGCTGATATGCTGGCAAAAATGGGCTATACCGCGCTGGCGGTGGATATGTACGGTGACGGTAAATTGGCAAATCATCCTGATGATGCGGGAAAATTTGCCACGGCATTGAACAGCAATATGCCGCTGGCCAAAGCGCGCTTTGATGCGGGCATCAAATTGCTGGGCACGCAAAAAACGGTGGATGCGGCTCAGATGGCAGCGATCGGTTACTGCTTTGGCGGTGGCGTGGTGCTGAACATGGCGCGGTTGGGTGAACACCTCAAGGGGGTCGCGAGTTTTCATGGCGGTTTAAACACGGAGATTGCGGTCGCTCCCGGTACAATTCGTGCTCGTATCCTCTCCTTTACCGGTGAGGATGATGTGATGATCACCGCCGATAAGGTGGCCGCTTTTAAGGCGGAAATGGATGCGGCAAAAGCCAATTACCGCGTGGTCACTTATCCGGGCGTCAAACACAGCTTTACCAATCCGGATGCGGATGAGCTGGGAAAAAAGTTTAACTTGCCGCTAGCCTATAACGCCGAAGCAGACAAGGATTCCTGGCAGCAGACTACGGTATTTTTACGCGAAATCTTCGGCAGATAG
- a CDS encoding DUF190 domain-containing protein: MMNQLCFYVGEKQHHAGMMLYEWLLEEAKGLGIHGGSAFRAIAGFGRHGRLHEETFFELAGELAIKVEFILDDAITEQMLQRVHMQSLKIFYVRTQVESGFM; the protein is encoded by the coding sequence ATGATGAATCAGCTTTGTTTTTATGTCGGCGAAAAACAACATCACGCAGGCATGATGCTGTATGAGTGGCTGCTCGAAGAAGCTAAAGGTCTTGGCATTCATGGCGGCTCGGCATTTCGCGCGATTGCAGGATTTGGGCGGCACGGCAGGCTGCATGAAGAAACTTTCTTCGAATTAGCTGGTGAATTAGCAATCAAGGTCGAGTTTATTCTGGATGATGCGATTACCGAGCAGATGTTGCAGCGCGTTCATATGCAGAGCCTGAAGATCTTTTATGTCCGGACTCAGGTTGAGTCCGGATTTATGTAA
- the crcB gene encoding fluoride efflux transporter CrcB codes for MLIYSFLAIGLGAALGAWLRWGLGLWLNPSLPQLPIGTLTANLAGGYLIGLAIAFFIQHPGLSPEWRLLIITGFLGGLTTFSTFSAETVTLLLRGQYAWAAGIIAAHMGGSLLMTVLGIQTFKYLQGVQ; via the coding sequence ATGTTGATCTATTCATTTCTGGCCATCGGGCTGGGCGCGGCGCTCGGCGCTTGGTTGCGCTGGGGTTTGGGGCTCTGGCTCAATCCCTCCCTGCCTCAACTGCCGATAGGGACGCTGACGGCGAATCTGGCCGGCGGTTATCTGATCGGGCTTGCGATTGCTTTCTTTATCCAGCATCCGGGGCTGTCACCTGAGTGGCGGCTTTTGATCATCACAGGCTTTTTGGGCGGATTGACGACCTTTTCCACTTTTTCGGCCGAGACCGTCACGCTGCTTTTGCGCGGACAGTATGCATGGGCGGCTGGCATCATTGCAGCGCATATGGGCGGTTCGTTGTTGATGACGGTGTTGGGTATCCAGACGTTTAAATATCTACAGGGAGTGCAATGA